A portion of the Caenorhabditis elegans chromosome III genome contains these proteins:
- the clec-163 gene encoding C-type LECtin (Partially confirmed by transcript evidence): MTAMFLLNYILLGFALCTGSPIVSQLSSYVDRPCGKDPKHLWLDIVAVVDNSKEMTDDGVLSIAGELSSLFSHAEQLGIDPNQPRTTRIGLVTYNEEATVVADLNNITTADELSNTLFAALTWTSSVEHSYLQTGLKAADDLLAKQSFNTSRGHYQKLVIVYASEYRVSGTQDPLPLATRMKTYLTIATVAYRQDIVVGFNDALTKIASPGYNFTNFNGNNVVSELKTTMIQVNCYCPNEWFQMRSSSKYGVCIRPFATMATRTAARLSCRNQWNNAYMLNEFTQMKHDFVLQVIGNITTFTQPYYIGLSYSNGNWQWDQPNGQPLIPLEHWNNWSPGYPTASSTDTAVINVNTSWQNTNPSLSNMYICEVAACDSANYCAAENI, from the exons ATGACGGCGATGTTTCTTCTAAACTATATACTTTTAGGATTTGCGT TGTGCACGGGAAGTCCAATTGTCAGTCAGTTATCAAGCTATGTGGATAGACCATGTGGAAAAGATCCAAAACATCTTTGGCTCGACATTGTTGCAGTGGTTGATAATTCAAAAGAAATGACTGATGACGGGGTATTATCT ATTGCTGGAGAACTTTCTTCTCTATTCTCTCACGCTGAACAACTTGGAATCGACCCAAACCAACCAAGAACCACAAGAATCGGATTAGTAACCTACAATGAAGAAGCAACTGTG GTGGCGGATCTGAACAACATCACGACAGCCGATGAACTCTCAAATACCTTATTCGCTGCTCTGACGTGGACATCATCGGTTGAGCATTCATACCTACAAACTGGTTTGAAGGCTGCTGATGATCTTTTGGCAAAACAAAGTTTTAATACTAGCAGAGGACATTATCAGAAATTAGTTATTGTTTATGCATCGGAATATag AGTATCTGGAACCCAAGATCCTCTTCCATTGGCCACTCGTATGAAAACTTATTTGACAATTGCCACAGTTGCGTACCGCCAAGACATTGTTGTTGGTTTCAACGACGCTCTGACCAAAATTGCATCGCCTGGAtacaatttcacaaatttcaatgGAAATAATGTGGTTTCTGAACTCAAAACCACAATGATTCAAGTCAATTGCTATTGTCCAAATGAATGGTTTCAAATGAGAAGCTCATCCAAATATGGAGTATGTATTCGACCATTTGCTACGATGGCAACGAGAACTGCAGCAAGATTATCTTGCAGAAATCAATGGAATAATGCTTATATGCTCAATGAGTTTACACAGATGAAACATGATTTTGTTCTCC AGGTTATTGGAAATATCACTACATTCACGCAACCTTATTATATCGGCTTATCATATTCCAATGGAAATTGGCAATGGGATCAACCAAACGGGCAACCACTTATACCA CTTGAACACTGGAATAATTGGAGTCCCGGGTATCCGACAGCTTCATCGACCGACACGGCCGTAATCAATGTTAATACTTCCTGGCAAAATACAAACCCATCTTTGTCAAACATGTACATCTGCGAAGTAGCAGCATGTGATTCGGCAAATTACTGTGccgctgaaaatatataa